ACGATGTTATAAATGACACTCAAATAGATAAAATTATGCAGAAATATAACAAAAAGTAACACAAAAAAGCAAAAAAATAGATCAAAAAAGTTGTTAAATATAAATAAATATGTTATTCTAACAATGGAATATAGTTTTTTACTACAAAGGAGGGAATATTTTTATGAAATTCTTCGGATTCAAAGGCGGAGTACATCCACCTGAAAATAAGATCCAAACTGAAAATGCAGCCATAGAATTATTGGCAGCACCAAAAATGGTTTTCATACCACTTCTTCAACATATAGGGGTTCCTTTAGTTCCTTCAGTGGAAATAGGAGAAAAAGTTTTAAAAGGACAAAAAATTGCGGATTCAGAAGCTTTTTTATCTGTGCCAGTTCATTCAAGTGTAAGTGGAATAGTAAAAAAAATTGAAAATCTCCCATTTCCATTAATGGGGAATGTACAAACAATTGTAATTGAAAATGATGAACAGGATGAATGGATTGATTTAGAAAAAAATTCAAACTGGGAAAAAATGAGTAAGGATGAACTTCTGAAAATAATTAGAGCTAAAGGGATAGTAGGACTTGGAGGAGCAGCATTTCCAACTCATATAAAGCTAAACCCTCCGGCAGATGTAAAGATAGATTATTTATTATTAAATGGAGCAGAATGTGAGCCATACTTAAACTCAGATAATAGAGTTATGATTGAAGAGCCTTCAAAAGTAATAGAAGGTATAAAAATAATGAAGTACATTTTAAATGTAGATAATGCTGTTATTGGAATTGAAGATAACAAATCAGAAGCTATAGATATTATGAGAAAAGCTGCAGAAGGGACAAATATAGAAGTTATGCCTTTAAAAACTATGTATCCACAAGGTGGAGAAAAGTCTCTTATAAAAGCAATACTTAATAAAGAAGTTCCATCTGGAAAGTTGCCATCAGCAGTAGGTGTAGTGGTTAATAATACAACAACAGCAGCCGCAATTTATGATGCGATAGTGAATGGATTGCCTTTAGTAGATAAAGTAGTAACAGTAACAGGAAAAGCTGTAAAAGACCCTAAGAATTTAAAAGCAGCTATCGGAACACCAATATCTCTTCTTTTAGAGAGATGTGGTTATGATGAAAGTGAAGTAGAAAAAATAGTTATGGGTGGACCTATGATGGGAATGGCTCAATTGACACTTGAGGTACCGGTAATAAAGGGAACTTCAGGGTTATTAGCCTTAACAAAAAAGGAAACAAACTACTGCAAACCAAAAGCATGTATAGGTTGTGGAAAATGCGTAGATGCCTGTCCAATGTCTTTAGAACCGATAATGTATGCTAGATTAGCTGAATTTTCACAATGGGAAGAGTTAGCAAAATATCACTTAATGGACTGTATAGAGTGTGGTTCATGTGCATATATTTGTCCTGCAAATAGGCCATTAACAGAAGCTATAAAAATTGGAAAAGCTAAACTTAGATCGATGAAAAAGTAGGAGGAAAAAAGTGGCAAAAATTTTAAAGATGGGGCCATCGCCTCATATCAGAACTAAAGAAACTGTAGATGATGTAATGTATGATGTGATAATTGCATTACTTCCAGCACTTTTAGCAGCGAGCTATTTTTTTGGAATTAGAGCGATAGTAGTAACAGCAGTATCTATTTTATCATGTATGATAACAGAATTCATTTGTCAGAAATTGATGAAGCAAGATGTTCAGATTTTTGATGGAAGTGCAATTATAACAGGAATTTTATATGCTTTTGTTATACCACCTTATATGTCGTTGGCATATGTAATTGTAGGAGCTGTAGTTTCTATTATATTAGGAAAAATGGTGTTCGGTGGATTAGGACACAACATATTTAACCCAGCATTAGTTGGAAGAGCATTTGTTCAAGCGTCTTGGCCAGTTGCAATAACAACATTTATGTACGATGATATGGGTGGAGCAACCCTATTAGATACAATGAAGAGAGGTCTAGGATCAGATGTAGCATTAATTGATAAAGGAAACTTATATTTAAATACTTTCGTAGGGAAAATGGGTGGATGTTTAGGAGAAACTTCTGCATTAGCATTACTTTTAGGTGGATTATATTTAATTTACAAAAAGCAAATTGACTGGAAAGTACCGACGATTATGATAGGAACAGTATTTATAGCAGCTTTGATAGCTGGAGCAGATCCATTCTTACATGTATTCTCAGGTGGACTATTTTTAGGAGCGTTCTTTATGGCAACAGATATGGTAACTTCTCCTCACACTCCAAAAGGAAAAGCTATATTTGCTTTAGGAATTGGAATTTTAGTATCTTTAATTAGATTTAAAGGTGGATATCCAGAAGGAGTAGCATATTCGATATTAATAATGAATGGGTTCGTACCGCTTATAAATAGATATATAAGCCCTAAAAAATTTGGGGAGGTAAAATAATGGAGAAAAATAGATTTATTCACTATGGACTAGTTTTGACATTGATTGCCTCAATATCTGCTGGAATCTTATCACTTGTAAACGGAGTAACTCAAAAAGTTATAAAAGAAAATGAAAGAGCAGCGGTAAATGCAGCTAGAATTTTAGTTTTACCAAAAGCAATATCTTTTGATGAAGAAGCTATAGTAAAAGTTGATGGTTTAGATTTTATTCCAGGAAATGGAGATAATGGAAAACCTGTAGGTTATGTTGTAACTGTTTCGGAACCTGGATATGCAGCTAATATAGACTTTGTATTAGGAATAGATAGAAGAGGAAGAGTTACAGGATTAAATATAATAGGTAGCCAAGAAACACCAGGATTAGGATCAAAAATTCTAGATTTAGAATGGCAAAAGAAAGCTATAGGAAAAGATGCTTCATATGAATTCAATAAATCGGCAGATGGATTTGCAGGGGCAACAATCTCTCCAAATGCTGTTTATACAGGAATTAAAAGAGCTCTAAATAGCTTTAATAGTGGGGTGAACAAAAGATAATGGCAAAATCAAATAAAGAGATATTATTAAATGGAATAATAAAAGAAAATCCAGTTTTTGTTTTATTATTAGGATTGTGTCCAACATTAGGAGTTACATCATCTTCAATAAATGGAATGGCAATGGGATTAGCAACTATGGCGGTTATTGTATTTTCGAATATGCTAATATCTATGATGAAAAGTTTTATACCGGATAAAGTTAGAATACCTGCTTTCATAATGGTTATAGCTTCATTAGTTACAATAGTTGAAATGGTTATGAAAGCTTATCTTCCAGATTTATACAAGGTGCTTGGTTTATTTATACCACTTATTGTTGTAAACTGTATAGTGCTTGGAAGAGCGGAAAGTTTCGCTTCAAAAAACAGTGTATTCAAATCACTTTTAGATGGAGTTGGAGCAGGTTTAGGATTTACTTTAGCATTAACTGTGTTAGGAACTATAAGAGAGATTTTAGGAAATGGAACTGCATTTGGAATTCCAGTGACACCAGCAGGATTTACTCCAGCTTTAATCTTCATATTAGCACCAGGGGCATTTATAACAATTGGGTTTATAATTGCCACTCAAAATTATTTTAAAGCTAGAAAAAGCGGGGTGAAATAAGAAATGGATTTTGCAAAAATATTTAGTTTAATTATAACAGCAATTTTTATTCAAAATATAATATTTGCTAAATTTTTAGGAATTTGTCCATTTATGGGAGTTTCTAAGAAAGTGGAAGCATCAATCGGAATGGGAATGGCAGTAACATTCGTTATGTCATTAGCTTCGGGTGTAACTTGGACAATTTATAACTATCTATTAGTTCCTTTAAATTTAGAATATTTACAAACAATAGCTTTTATTTTGATAATAGCGTCATTAGTACAATTTGTTGAGATGGCAATTCAAAAAACATCACCAAATTTATACAAGGCATTGGGTGTATTTTTACCTTTAATAACAACAAATTGTGCTGTGTTAGGAATAGCTATTTTAAACATTCAACAAGGATATAATTTTATAGAATCTGTTATAAACGGAGCAGCTGTAGCTATAGGATTTACATTAG
This genomic window from Cetobacterium sp. ZOR0034 contains:
- the rsxC gene encoding electron transport complex subunit RsxC; protein product: MKFFGFKGGVHPPENKIQTENAAIELLAAPKMVFIPLLQHIGVPLVPSVEIGEKVLKGQKIADSEAFLSVPVHSSVSGIVKKIENLPFPLMGNVQTIVIENDEQDEWIDLEKNSNWEKMSKDELLKIIRAKGIVGLGGAAFPTHIKLNPPADVKIDYLLLNGAECEPYLNSDNRVMIEEPSKVIEGIKIMKYILNVDNAVIGIEDNKSEAIDIMRKAAEGTNIEVMPLKTMYPQGGEKSLIKAILNKEVPSGKLPSAVGVVVNNTTTAAAIYDAIVNGLPLVDKVVTVTGKAVKDPKNLKAAIGTPISLLLERCGYDESEVEKIVMGGPMMGMAQLTLEVPVIKGTSGLLALTKKETNYCKPKACIGCGKCVDACPMSLEPIMYARLAEFSQWEELAKYHLMDCIECGSCAYICPANRPLTEAIKIGKAKLRSMKK
- a CDS encoding RnfABCDGE type electron transport complex subunit D, translating into MAKILKMGPSPHIRTKETVDDVMYDVIIALLPALLAASYFFGIRAIVVTAVSILSCMITEFICQKLMKQDVQIFDGSAIITGILYAFVIPPYMSLAYVIVGAVVSIILGKMVFGGLGHNIFNPALVGRAFVQASWPVAITTFMYDDMGGATLLDTMKRGLGSDVALIDKGNLYLNTFVGKMGGCLGETSALALLLGGLYLIYKKQIDWKVPTIMIGTVFIAALIAGADPFLHVFSGGLFLGAFFMATDMVTSPHTPKGKAIFALGIGILVSLIRFKGGYPEGVAYSILIMNGFVPLINRYISPKKFGEVK
- a CDS encoding RnfABCDGE type electron transport complex subunit G, which translates into the protein MEKNRFIHYGLVLTLIASISAGILSLVNGVTQKVIKENERAAVNAARILVLPKAISFDEEAIVKVDGLDFIPGNGDNGKPVGYVVTVSEPGYAANIDFVLGIDRRGRVTGLNIIGSQETPGLGSKILDLEWQKKAIGKDASYEFNKSADGFAGATISPNAVYTGIKRALNSFNSGVNKR
- a CDS encoding RnfABCDGE type electron transport complex subunit E; this encodes MAKSNKEILLNGIIKENPVFVLLLGLCPTLGVTSSSINGMAMGLATMAVIVFSNMLISMMKSFIPDKVRIPAFIMVIASLVTIVEMVMKAYLPDLYKVLGLFIPLIVVNCIVLGRAESFASKNSVFKSLLDGVGAGLGFTLALTVLGTIREILGNGTAFGIPVTPAGFTPALIFILAPGAFITIGFIIATQNYFKARKSGVK
- the rsxA gene encoding electron transport complex subunit RsxA codes for the protein MDFAKIFSLIITAIFIQNIIFAKFLGICPFMGVSKKVEASIGMGMAVTFVMSLASGVTWTIYNYLLVPLNLEYLQTIAFILIIASLVQFVEMAIQKTSPNLYKALGVFLPLITTNCAVLGIAILNIQQGYNFIESVINGAAVAIGFTLALVLLAGIRERIEYAAIPGPFKGVPIAFISAGLLAMAFMGFSGMQI